The following coding sequences lie in one Calidithermus timidus DSM 17022 genomic window:
- a CDS encoding SPFH domain-containing protein → MNITREKRALALPGILGLILVLGLLAWGGLQLRDFALEVIGSRANEPAELPTLLYGVGSIVLSFILMGGFLVVQPNEARVLTFLGKYTGSITRDGWYWVNPFAKKHKLSLKVNNFNSERLKVNDAAGNPIEIAAVIVWRVTDSARATFDVEDYQEFVAIQSETAIRALASRYPYDTHDSTESLRGNPDEVGDELRKELHKRLEIAGIDVLEARISHLAYAPEIAQAMLRRQQAQAVIAARQKIVEGAVGMVKQALEQLRNEGVVDLDEERKAAMVNNLLVALVSESEASPIINTGSLY, encoded by the coding sequence ATGAACATCACCCGCGAGAAGAGGGCCCTGGCGCTGCCGGGGATTCTGGGACTGATCCTGGTACTGGGGCTGCTGGCCTGGGGCGGCTTGCAGTTGCGTGACTTCGCCCTCGAGGTCATCGGCAGCCGCGCGAACGAGCCGGCCGAGCTGCCCACACTGCTGTACGGGGTAGGTTCCATCGTGCTGAGCTTCATCCTGATGGGGGGCTTCTTGGTGGTGCAGCCCAATGAGGCGCGCGTCCTCACCTTCTTGGGCAAGTACACCGGCAGCATCACCCGCGACGGCTGGTACTGGGTCAACCCCTTTGCCAAGAAGCACAAACTCAGCCTGAAGGTCAACAACTTCAACTCCGAGCGGCTCAAAGTCAACGACGCCGCCGGAAACCCCATCGAGATCGCGGCGGTGATCGTCTGGCGCGTCACCGACAGCGCCCGCGCCACCTTCGACGTGGAGGACTACCAGGAGTTCGTGGCCATCCAGTCCGAGACTGCCATTCGTGCCCTGGCCAGCCGCTACCCCTACGACACCCACGACAGCACCGAGTCTCTGCGCGGCAACCCCGACGAGGTGGGCGACGAGCTGCGCAAGGAGCTGCATAAGCGCCTCGAGATCGCCGGCATCGACGTGCTCGAGGCCCGCATCTCCCACCTGGCCTACGCCCCCGAGATCGCCCAGGCCATGCTGCGCCGCCAGCAGGCCCAGGCGGTGATCGCTGCACGGCAGAAGATCGTCGAGGGCGCAGTGGGCATGGTCAAGCAGGCCCTCGAGCAGCTCAGGAACGAGGGAGTGGTGGACCTCGACGAGGAGCGCAAGGCCGCCATGGTCAACAACCTGCTGGTGGCTTTGGTCTCCGAGTCGGAGGCCTCGCCCATCATCAACACGGGCAGCCTGTACTGA
- a CDS encoding type II toxin-antitoxin system VapC family toxin, translated as MVRNRNLSKSDREKIQSFLLNNLENWMVLRVSKTVCQKAFDLCQKHPLKGADAVHLAAALAMQTFRKLLFFTLDKTLYQAAKKEKVPVVVVPEFGRGR; from the coding sequence ATGGTAAGAAACAGAAATCTGAGCAAATCCGATAGGGAGAAAATCCAATCCTTCTTATTGAACAACTTAGAAAACTGGATGGTGCTTCGGGTATCAAAAACCGTTTGCCAAAAAGCCTTTGACCTATGCCAAAAACACCCCCTAAAAGGGGCGGATGCCGTTCACCTGGCCGCTGCTCTGGCCATGCAAACGTTTCGTAAATTGCTGTTCTTTACCCTAGACAAAACCCTGTACCAAGCCGCCAAAAAAGAAAAAGTTCCGGTCGTAGTGGTCCCGGAGTTTGGACGTGGCCGGTAG
- a CDS encoding CBS domain-containing protein — translation MISEKSTSIRQWMTLNPVCITPETTVPDAALLMRQGGFRRLPVLEGGKLVGIVTDRDLKEAMPSDATSLSIWELNYLVAKLPVREVMSYPVITIGEDATLEQAAKLMLENKVGGLPVISGEKLVGIVTVSDVLRAFVHSGAN, via the coding sequence ATGATCAGTGAAAAATCGACGTCCATCCGGCAGTGGATGACCCTCAATCCCGTCTGCATCACCCCCGAGACCACCGTGCCCGATGCTGCGCTTCTCATGCGACAGGGAGGCTTCCGGCGCCTTCCGGTGCTGGAGGGTGGCAAGCTGGTGGGCATCGTTACCGACCGCGACCTCAAGGAAGCCATGCCCTCCGATGCCACCTCGCTTTCGATTTGGGAGCTCAACTACCTGGTGGCCAAGTTACCCGTGCGCGAGGTGATGAGCTATCCGGTGATCACCATAGGCGAAGACGCCACCCTCGAGCAGGCCGCCAAGCTCATGCTGGAAAACAAGGTAGGTGGGCTGCCGGTGATCTCAGGAGAGAAGCTGGTGGGCATCGTCACCGTGAGTGACGTACTGCGGGCCTTCGTACACTCCGGGGCTAACTGA